From Camelina sativa cultivar DH55 chromosome 7, Cs, whole genome shotgun sequence, one genomic window encodes:
- the LOC104701088 gene encoding probable receptor-like protein kinase At5g18500: MGGDLKSQLSRESSVFGLKVWEVIGIAVALLIITILSVLSFCLTSKKKSRKSKTGLPVIQTPTVSKEIREVRVEHVSASNFAPGEGILLTIQDKNNKDAEKVMVHLDMGKKRSSSGRSGSFHHLEIIDKHSESASEVSASSSLYNVATPSPLSGLPESHLGWGHWFTLRDLDIATNRFSKENVIGEGGYGVVYRGVLLNGTPVAVKKIFNQLGQAEKEFRVEVDAIGHVRHKNLVRLLGYCIEGTHRILVYEYVNNGNLEQWLHGGMRQQGYLTWEARMKVLIGTSKALAYLHEAIEPKVVHRDIKSSNILINDEFNAKVSDFGLAKLLGAGKSHVTTRVMGTFGYVAPEYANTGLLNEKSDVYSFGVVLLESITGRDPVDYGRPAHEVNLVDWLKMMVGTRRSEEVVDPNIEVKPPTRSLKRALLTALRCVDPDSDKRPKMSQVVRMLESEEYPIPREDRRRPRTREGSMEINSDTDMSTPVSRSQSKRQ, encoded by the exons ATGGGAGGTGACTTGAAAAGCCAGCTATCTAGAGAGAGCTCTGTCTTTGGACTTAAGGTTTGGGAAGTAATTGGGATAGCTGTTGCTTTACTCATCATAACCATCCTCTCGGTTCTTTCGTTTTGTCTCACTTcgaaaaagaaatcaagaaaatcgAAAACCGGTCTTCCCGTCATCCAAACTCCTACGGTCTCCAAGGAAATCAGAGAAGTGAGAGTTGAGCATGTCTCAGCAAGTAACTTTGCCCCTGGTGAAGGCATTCTTCTCACAATTCAggacaaaaataacaaagacGCAGAGAAAGTAATGGTTCATTTGGATATGGGGAAGAAGAGAAGTAGTAGTGGCCGGTCAGGCTCGTTTCATCATTTAGAGATCATAGATAAACATTCTGAGTCGGCTTCAGAAGTCTCGGCTTCTTCATCATTGTATAACGTTGCAACTCCATCTCCATTGTCTGGTTTGCCTGAGTCTCACCTTGGCTGGGGACACTGGTTTACACTAAGAGATCTTGATATAGCAACTAACAGATTCTCAAAGGAGAATGTGATTGGTGAAGGTGGTTACGGTGTTGTCTACAGAGGAGTCTTGCTTAATGGAACTCCTGTTGCagttaaaaagatttttaaccAGTT GGGACAAGCTGAAAAGGAGTTTCGAGTCGAGGTTGATGCTATTGGTCATGTGCGGCACAAGAACTTGGTCCGGCTTCTTGGTTACTGCATTGAAGGCACACACAG GATATTGGTTTATGAGTACGTGAACAATGGAAACTTAGAGCAATGGCTTCACGGAGGAATGAGACAGCAGGGATATCTAACTTGGGAAGCTAGGATGAAGGTTCTCATAGGCACATCGAAAGC TCTTGCATATCTACATGAAGCAATAGAGCCAAAGGTAGTGCATAGAGACATCAAGTCAAGCAACATACTGATCAACGACGAGTTCAATGCAAAGGTTTCAGATTTTGGCCTTGCCAAGTTGCTTGGCGCTGGGAAAAGTCATGTGACAACTCGAGTGATGGGAACATTTGG GTACGTTGCTCCTGAATATGCAAACACAGGGCTGTTAAATGAGAAGAGTGATGTCTACAGCTTCGGTGTTGTTCTCTTAGAATCAATCACAGGAAGAGACCCTGTGGATTATGGCCGTCCTGCTCATGAG GTAAACCTAGTGGACTGGTTGAAAATGATGGTTGGAACAAGGCGATCAGAAGAAGTAGTGGATCCAAACATAGAGGTTAAGCCGCCTACAAGATCCTTAAAACGAGCTCTTTTGACGGCTCTAAGATGCGTTGATCCAGATTCGGACAAGCGGCCGAAAATGAGCCAAGTTGTACGTATGCTTGAGTCTGAAGAATATCCCATTCCAAGAGAG GACCGAAGGCGTCCTAGAACGCGAGAGGGGAGTATGGAGATAAACTCAGACACTGACATGAGTACTCCAGTTTCAAGATCACAGAGCAAGAGACAATAA